The Drechmeria coniospora strain ARSEF 6962 chromosome 02, whole genome shotgun sequence genome has a segment encoding these proteins:
- a CDS encoding CorA family metal ion transporter codes for MSGHPSSSASPGAAAPPPASPDTSSDPKSRSQTRKRKGHRGGKKKRSRRKSFAALAEDSHDEMQEPGAGFYQLPNSNISGTSIDSEALLDHREQKFMRVRRQSTAAISGGAFHNPFSTTQASRLRSMQTANSGDDDAEPNTLDETAPLLQESTTYRASPTNFSGYGASDSRATRNLSRRASSRSSRTRLTAALGTKDRYDVNHPPSVPGSPTYGGMDRSDVNFGDVMIRDEISLNGSPCRSIHDHVSLSDTDRPMRDPTRRMTEAVGDVCFPGPGMSDIGDEEETHTQDAGLHQYRGRRRRVQWPDLSVLEEWRHFEKEDRCEEVRVKKITEPQLINGRLRPVRKGWFRTDEETPYRFTYFNEEFQSTIHSQTISELVQPGSDFRELFIPDPRVLSDDESDDDDEDSRSILGQSRPSAGGEVESRISTRQPSVEDSHRERLASPVREAAATSDHVTPTPIEIKFPDDSAPPGGSPQVGCDTTPPTPKPVRYGDRPVWWLDVLCPTEDEMKVISKAFGIHPLSAEDIMLQEAREKVELFRHYYFVNYRTFDQDVNSDNYLEPVNMYVVVFREGVLSFHFSMTPHPANVRRRIRQLRDYLILSSDWISYAIIDDITDVFQPLIQNIEDEVDEIDDNILKLHSSPNKSPADEKQAPKHDEGTAMVDSSDMLRRVGDCRKRVMSLYRLLGNKADVIKGFAKRCNERWEVAPRSEIGLYLGDIQDHIITMTSNLGHYEKILARSHGNYLAQINIRMNERQEQTADVLGKLTVLGTIVLPMNIITGLWGMNVWVPGQEYEGDLAWFVWITAGLFFFGLVCYLIAKRVYKIV; via the exons ATGAGCGGCCATCCATcttcgtcggcttcgccagGAGCTGCCGCACCACCGCCAGCGTCCCCAGACACATCGTCCGACCCGAAGTCTCGTTCACAGACAAGAAAGCGAAAGGGCCATCGCGGCGGCAAGAAGaagcggtcgaggaggaagagttTTGCAGCCCTTGCCGAGGACAGCCATGACGAGATGCAGGAGCCGGGCGCTGGTTTCTACCAGCTGCCGAACAGCAACATCAGCGGGACGAGCATCGATAGCGAGGCACTGTTAGATCACAG GGAGCAGAAGTTTATGCGTGTCCGCCGACAGTCAACCGCAGCCATTAGTGGTGGTGCCTTCCATAATCCTTTCTCCACGACGCAGGCCAGCCGTCTCCGGTCGATGCAGACGGCGAAtagcggcgacgacgacgccgagccgaACACACTCGATGAAACGGCACCTCTGCTGCAAGAGTCGACCACGTACCGAGCATCGCCCACCAACTTCTCCGGCTATGGTGCGAGCGACTCTCGGGCAACGCGCAACCTCAGCCGTAGGGCGTCCAGTAGGTCCTCGAGGACCCGGCTGACGGCCGCTCTCGGTACCAAAGATCGATACGACGTCAACCACCCCCCCTCGGTACCTGGATCCCCCACCTATGGCGGAATGGACCGATCCGATGTCAATTTTGGCGACGTCATGATCAGGGACGAAATCTCGCTCAACGGCAGCCCCTGTCGCTCCATCCACGATCATGTGTCGCTCTCCGACACCGACAGGCCTATGCGGGACCCAACCCGGAGAAtgaccgaggccgtcggcgacgtctgCTTCCCGGGACCCGGCATGTCGGacatcggcgacgaggaagagacACACACCCAGGATGCGGGCCTGCATCAATaccgagggcgtcgccgacgggtCCAGTGGCCGGATTTGTCCGTGCTGGAGGAGTGGAGGCATTTCGAAAAGGAAGATCGCTGCGAGGAGGTCCGCGTCAAGAAGATCACCGAACCGCAGCTCATCAACGGGCGCCTCCGTCCCGTCAGGAAGGGCTGGTTCCGGACCGACGAAGAGACCCCTTACCGGTTCACCTATTTCAACGAGGAGTTCCAGAGCACCATCCATAGCCAGACGATCTCCGAGCTTGTCCAGCCGGGTAGTGACTTTAGGGAATTGTTCATTCCGGATCCCAGAGTGCTTTCGGACGATgagagcgacgacgatgacgaagatTCGAGATCGATCCTCGGCCAATCTCGTCCCTCAGCCGGTGGTGAGGTCGAGTCCAGGATATCGACTCGGCAGCCATCGGTTGAGGATTCTCATCGAGAGAGGCTAGCATCTCCAGTTCGAGAGGCCGCCGCCACATCCGACCATGTCACGCCAACGCCGATCGAAATCAAGTTCCCCGACGATAGCGCGCCCCCCGGGGGGTCGCCCCAGGTCGGATGTGACACAACACCACCAACGCCGAAGCCGGTGCGGTACGGCGACAGACCGGTCTGGTGGCTAGACGTTCTCTGCCCGACCGAGGATGAAATGAAGGTCATCTCCAAAGCATTCGGCATTCATCCTCTGAGCGCCGAAGACATCATGCTGCAAGAGGCGCGCGAGAAGGTTGAGCTGTTCCGCCACTACTACTTTGTCAACTACCGCACATTTGACCAGGACGTTAACAGTGACAACTACCTTGAGCCCGTCAACATGTACGTTGTCGTCTTCCGAGAAGGCGTCCTCAGCTTCCACTTCTCTATGACGCCTCATCCTGCCAACGTTCGTCGGCGTATCCGACAACTCAGAGACTATTTAATTCTGTCATCCGACTGGATATCGTacgccatcatcgacgacatcACCGACGTCTTCCAGCCTTTGATCCAGAacatcgaggacgaggtcgacgaaaTCGATGACAATATCCTCAAGCTCCACTCGTCTCCCAATAAGAGCCCCGCGGACGAGAAACAGGCACCGAAGCACGATGAGGGCACTGCCATGGTCGACTCGAGTGACATGCTGCGCCGCGTCGGTGACTGCAGAAAGCGAGTCATGAGCCTGTACCGCTTGCTCGGCAACAAGGCCGATGTTATCAAGGGATTTGCAAAGCGCTGCAATGAGCGTTGGGAAGTAGCGCCAAGGTCGGAGATTGGGCTCTACCTCGGCGATATCCAGGACCACATTATCACCATGACGTCTAACCTTGGCCATTATGAGAA AATTTTGGCTCGATCACATGGCAATTATCTAGCCCAGATCAACATTCGCATGAACGAGCGACAGGAACAGACGGCTGATGTCCTCGGCAAGCTCACCGTTCTTGGAACCATTGTCTTACCAATGAACATCATCACCGGCCTGTGGGGCATGAATGTCTGGGTCCCTGGTCAGGAGTACGAAGGGGACCTCGCCTGGTTTGTCTGGATCACCGCAGGCCTGTTTTTCTTTGGGCTCGTATGCTATCTGATTGCGAAGAGAGTGTACAAGATTGTATAG